The Danaus plexippus chromosome 24, MEX_DaPlex, whole genome shotgun sequence DNA window GAACGTAtagtattcataaattaaaaatcgcTAGACAAAGACACATGTTCagatttaagtatttaaattaaatttttaaatttagaatacttTCAAGTGTAATGCAGTTTAACAAAGTTTGAaggaacttttatttattcgtaCAAACTCAATGCCAGCGTcagaactattttttttttaagcaacaatttttattacgtatatatatggttGAATTTAACTTCAAATACACCAAAAACGTAGTCTTGTTATTCAATTGTTATCTAGAAAGAAACAACaagtattgttaattaatttattagttttattttaatataatgtccATAAAAGAtgaataagaattatttattcatttttatgtattccGTTTTAGGTAATCAATTTGTTGAAGTTAATATTACGCAAAATCTTTTGAACAAGGCGTCGTAGCGTTACACTTCTTACTGTTTATATGAGACGAAAAACAGTGTTCTTCTGATAAGATAGACAGTTTGTTTTCAATTAGTTTTCAAGGACTtgatgtcattttaataacacttttAATGCATGATAATGTAggaacatattaatttattgcgtTTAAGTCGAGTCCCTTCTAGAATGATCCACTATGACTAgacgatattaaataaagcatAAATTTTTTACGAATATTTTCCATCTTGAGGTAGATGTGAATATAacttaaactaatattatcataGTCACGtagaaatatactttatatcaatttaaatacgtAGCAGTTAACGTGGGAAAAGTCGTCAAATAAAAGTGTATCTaaaggttatattatatataaattataaataaaatattcatcaacTATTAATGTTCTGTCCAGGTATAACGTCCTTCGATCTGGCAGCTACAGTCACCAGTCCGGGGGGTGTGTCTGAAGACGCTGAGATTCAGGAGGTGGAAGATGGTTTATACTCAGTGCACTTTGTACCCAAGGAGCTCGGAGTGCACACAGTCTCCGTGAAGTACAGAGAGATTCATATTCCTGGTGAGAATGGCTATAGTTTAAGCAATTCTTAAAGAAAATTCTAGTTCATCTCTATGAGCTATTGTGGTTTGGGTTCTTTTATGAGTTCagagaacaaaaatattttcctccTCTTCGTTTTTTTACGGTCAGTCTTTACTTACTCTACTTTCTGACGAACTGTATCTGGAAGACAATAATAAAGTGACGAGCtctttactaaattatattcttctcAGCTATAATTTATGACATTTTACTCTTCTGACCTACAATTCTTCTCTCTTTCCAGGATCCCCGTTCCAGTTTACAGTTGGTCCATTGCGTGATTCCGGCGCTCATCTCGTTAAGGCTGGTGGGGCTGGTCTGGAGCGTGGAGAGGCTGGAAGATTCAATGAGTTCAACGTCTGGACTAGGGAGGCTGGAGCCGGACAGCTGGCTATCTCTCTGGAAGGACCGAGCAAGGCAGAAATAGACTTCAAGGATAGAAGGGACGGCTCCTGTGACGTGTCATACAAGGTCGATGAACCAGGTCAGTTGAAACACTAGTTAATTTCTCTCATACAGCTTTAGTAAATACATGAGGAAAACTAAGTATGAGGatctgttttatttgatgtaaaCCTTCTTGTCTTGCAGCGTGAATCTGTATTGGAGATCAAATTCGAGACATTGTTCTTGCAAAAAGATCACATGCAATATAgacatttgaaattttaatcgcGAATAAGAACGGGCTGGAAGTTTTTGGATGTTaggttttttgtttaatacgaGATATAAAATCAACTAATCTACACATTTCTCTTACATCGATCACGGTTGTAAGGACCGGCAAAGTCGTACCAACctgaaaagcaaataattcattttaaagcgCTTTATCGTACCTGGATCTGCATCACCAAGTAAAATGGCCCGCCGCCCCGCGGAGCCATAGTCCATACACCATAAAAAAACCCACATAAACAGTGAAATGCACTTCATAAATAAATCGCCTGACTCGTTCCTTATGCCACCGTCCACGCCCCCTGTACCTGTCAACCAATGGTGGCCAATTGACCGCAGCCTCGGCTGAATTTACTGCGGACCATTTTGACAgatcgatttttttaatttgtttttcttttttgtccCAATGGCGATACagattcttttttttgttaagtgaTAATAGCTGTCGCGTTTTCGGCCAGTGATTACTCGAATTTATTGTATCCGTTTTTGCTAATGTCCATCATAACTCTACGTTGCATTTTTGTATTCTGTAATTGTATGaagcaatttttgttatttttttttaatagtcttATTAATTGCGCCAATCGGCAGATAgctttaaatacatttgaagGAGACCGTGGAGTTTGTggctttgtatatatatttttatgttatttaaactgtattagttacatatataatcaCCACTTGCGTCAGCTGCAAGTAATCGCAGTTTAACTGGCGGGGGCTTGATATTAGGTTTgctaattaagtaatttacatattacgaCTCAGTTACAACTAAACTGTGTTTGATATACTCGCTAATGGTGTTTTAAGTTtacacttaaattattatatagaatttaatgataataataaatgcaatggttataactattaataattaattactttaatgtcaagatgaacaaaattttcatagaTATTAGTAGGAatctaaatgtattaaaaatttattaataaattaatgttttaattaattcataaattcatataaatgatattatacgtaattctgattatattttataatctgtcaTCTGTTATCTGTAACAAGTCAAGGAATTCCGTCATAGCGCGTCCTTAGTCTATTTTTTACCCTTCATTATAGCAGCGGTCAATTAAAATGACTTCTAAACACCAACGTCAAGGAATTCCTGAACCAAAACTAAATTTGTCCGTGGTCCATTGTATTCGTTTGAGCAAAAAAGAAAACCAACCATCCGACAAAGAAGCGGCCTCTTTTTGTCCCCGGATACTTCATAAACGCGATGCGATTAGAAATTTCTTAACTGTTCCGACAATAATGACTTAGTTTCATCGATTTTCATCGTTATCGTTTCATTTGTTTGgcgaaaattgtttttaatatccgCGTTTGTAACATCATAGAGCGAAATACTATGTCTCTGTAGTGTTGTAGAGCAACACAGATGTTATGGCTTAGACTACTTCTGACATGAAAATCGCTGTTTGAATTTTGCTTTGGCTGAAATTAAAGagcgatttaaaaaaaaatgataaacaaTCAAAAGCTTCttcaaaagtaaattaaaaagacaatTCTAATAATgacgatttaatatatacatatatatatattatttttatagatacattttataactttatacaaGTGcttcttgtttaaaataaaagttaagttTCTAGCAATGTTTATTCAGTTTAACGAgcttttagttaatattttaagcagGCTTAAATAACGACTTGTTCTTAAAcggaataaaattcaaatagaactattttaatatcacgCATTTATGTCACACTTGAAGTAAAACGAAGAAAATATTAGCAGattgagattttatttgaagctTGTAGTTACtgataacaaatattacatactcttactttgaatattcattgaacatttaaatataaattctccGTGTCTGTATGCTTAACACAAGTTTTCATAACAAAACTACATACGTAGCGTTAGAAGTTTTCCATTCACGAttcatattaaagtattaatccAGGTTAATGAATGGAAAATTTGAAGGGCTTCGTGTGCAGTCAGAGTATACAAACTCGTGCTAAGCATACTATAGctttatttaatgtcattgtGGCCATTTAGTGTGCAGCTATTAAcaaaacagaatattatttattgaaaaaaatctattatgaGTATCCGAACACAATTGGAGGCCAATTTTCTATGCGATCTTCCCAATCAGGCcgaaaacaaacatacaatgaACCTATAAAATGTCTAAACCACTTacttttttgaagtcggtcAATAAAAGCTCGGAGTCATGAGCTTTTACGACCTAATTTCTATCGGGAGACAAAAATGctttcttttatcttttctatgaaagaaaaaacaaaacaatggcAGACGTCGGTCAAAGCTACCGACTTGGAAGTCACGGATCCGTATCAAGGGCAAATTCTTTGAATTTTACGATcaaaaaatcaatatgtttattttataaaaataatacgatgatagcattaatattaaattgactgATTGATTCAACTTTGAAAaaggaaatgaaaaatttttttttagaaaaaaaaaattgagtaatttctgaaaactttttattactcaCATTTAATGagtatacttatttatttttcaatatttttcaagtttaaaaaatgtttacttataaaatatacagtgtttattttctaaattcactgtatatcttaatatttatataatcttttaataatatgttataatagttatttataacaagtatgtataaaaataaaaaaaatcttgtatgatacaaatgatttttaatacaaatgattTTTGTTACCAAGTTTAAAGTTCGGTCTGTCTTACTCTACTACTTTCTACTGTCTACTGTTCTGTTCTACTGTCATATAATGTTCTATATTGAATTAAGGTTTtttgaaagttaaataatatttgcggGTTTAcgtgtaatattattatttacgaaaGAAAAATGAGTTATGACGACTTGAACATAATGTTATTGCAATCTTAGTTAAGCTCACTAACGGCTTGATACATCGATATTTTGCTAACGAAACGATGTATTGCGCAATTCAGGTTCAATTgggttttaaatacaaacagtcgtaatatttttaattaaatattgaacggGATAagtatataacataaacatcgctaggaaacctggtctttataatttcaaattataagattgaaatcgccaacccgtcttgagcaagcgtggtgattaatgctctaaccttctccatgtgagaagaggcctttgctcagcagtgggctccgataggctgatgatgatgatgaagtatatacatacaagttTTATAACTATCTGTCTTTATGTAAATGCTTACCTAGCTGTCTCATACTGAGTTATAGTCATTATCACCTTTCGCGGTCTATTTTCCTATCTCACAATATACTGACTCcgtatttgatattattaaatattattaacataataatataggcGAATCTTTTAACTGgatgtttttgaattaatattgtcaCGTAACAATTATTACGTTGTTTCTGTTAAGTCAATCACGTTATATACGTACGATCACGTATATAAAACACACGCACCTGCCATACaaaaactgaaaatttattgaaacaaaatggAATGGGATATAGAACCTGTGGCATGTCAGTAGTGGCTACACTGTGGCGTGTAACatcattatttgaatgaaaggAAACATCGACGTAGTTTAAATAAAGGTTGGGCAATCATCTtaactttttctttatcattttatatttgatatatatatatttttttgatataattttaattgtatactaaaatattaattgattaacgTATCGGTGttgtaatatataagattatttgtttttaataagataacaGAAATAAAGTGATCTGATTggaaataactatttataattgtttataatttttccttgGGTAATTGGAAATAAACGTGTGATTAAGTGAATCCAGTGCCACCTGTCCTTAAACGAGAAAAAGAAAGTTCAAAAACACGAAACAGTATTTTTTGTCCAATCAACGAAAAACACAGCAGAAAAACCACTGCTGAGATGCAAATACGTAACAATATGCCCTCCACGAAGATCCGGCTGTAACATAAACGataaaactttcttttatatgttaaaaaatatttttacttaataacatttattaatcattaaaCATAGCTATTATTTATCGAaaattttttctgtttttaaactttaaaatgattattaatttaataaatcgctgtcattatattgtttactgAATTATAAgactacatttttattactttttttcatttcattatagCTTTCAAAACTTTCCGTCTACCTCGAGTTTAATATAGATCTTATTTcgtgtaaaaatttaaatatttacaacatccgataacaaatatatgtatctgaCATCGTTAGTCCCTTGCACAGATTGACGTTTTAGTGTATTATGCAAGTCAAATTgagtttttgtaaaaattttttttcccaATTTCGACGGTTTTTTTAGTTCCGTTCCctaatttattgttacatttgtCGGCGTTTTAAAAGGGATGTAACAactaatttatgaatgaagtttagacttttttatgacaattttaTTCTGATAGGAACAGAGTAGGTTATATGGATATAATAATAGGAATATGTGAGtttaggttatatatatatgagaatatttaaaatttctaataggAATGGATCGTCTCCATAACAATTGATGACTTTTTATTCCAGGTGAATACCGTATCGGTCTCAAGTTCAACGAGCAGCACATACCGGACTCGCCGTTCAAGGTGTACATTTCACCAGCTGTTGGAGACGCCCACCTGCTGGAAGTTGCTCAGTTCCCAGACTCAGCTCAAGTCGACAAGCCCACTCAGTTCTATATTAGACTGAACGGCGCTAAAGGAAGCCTGGATGGCAGAGTGAgtattgtttgtaataaagagTAATAAACGACAAGTCtgagaaaaaaaatcgttatcAGAACAGAGATtaagtatatgaaaaatatgagaCACAAGGACattcaaatgttattaatgCTATTAAAAGGAGTCGCCTATAGTAAtgtcattaattttctatttggaCTGACCGAAGTAACTAACCCAGTTGTTAAACGCAGTTAGTTTAACAATGTAGTTAtgaatgtgtattttttaatagagaTCAggatatattcataaatacgtatttattgacataaaaaaatctcaatacaAATAGATCTatggaaaaacaaaaagtaaataagtgTAAGGGTgtcctatttataaaaaacttctttAATATTCCTCTCtaacatcaatttattaatgatttttttgtgaacACAAACACTTTTATTAACTACTATGTGTATAAGTTCTTAGGTTCTTGTAACCCGTTTAGTAGTTTTTTCGTAACAGCAACTAGCATCCATCCTCACatactttaacatttataatatattattattaggatTTACCACAATGTGTTAGTATCGTGCCATGAATCATGTATTTAAATCATCATAGGTTTGCGAACACAGACAATATTCGCACAGAGGGTCACTTTGATTTATCGTGTGAACATGACGGTCCgcttattaaagatttatgatCGATGGACTCTATGCTGTGGCATTGTTGTAAcgtattttacatacattgcTCTGTGgactaatttttttaaacaataagaCACGACAATGTTTAGACTTTACAGCCAACATAAGTTACACCAAAGagtttctgttttatattacaatttcttAGCCTTCAAATAACTCTTCAATGTTCCGACAGTCACAAGAAGAATATGTATCCttatcaaaaacatatttttcatttttagaaTCAAACCAGTAAACTTAGATGTTACTGTTGTAACCGCTGCGTCCgacttttaaacttttaagcaaaattgaacaaaattgttaaattattattcgtaACTAAACATCATATGAACATGTCAATTCTTTGTATTAACTTccgtaaaaataaatgtaacatttaaaatgttatgagaTGTAACATGGCGGATCCTGTAcaaagttttcataaaaagtgggaaaaaaaaatctcataaaaGGAGAGTGAGCGCACGTGACCGCGATATATATCatgattcatattttataagccGGGGAGAAATGTGCTGtgagaattaatataaaataaatattgatattgttcTGTTAAGGAAAATATGCTTAGAAGTTTTAAggaacttatatatttagctTGAACaggaaacgtcgggattgtgttgtttgtatgataataaaatacgcgtactTAGTAtgatcagaaaaatattagtttcatttaaatgaatactcgcgaaagtcttatatctaattaagtttagaaatattaCGTGATCAAGAATAatgagttatttattttatataggtaaCGTCCTAggttttattacgatttttctGTGAAAGAATGAGGTACAGTATTGTGAATATGTTATTGACAAAACGTAACTTATAGCTTTTAATAGTATCGCtgtgtaaattaaattcttcattgataatatttaaaaaaatgttatttgaaataataagtttcCGTATTTTGTGTCAGGTGATCTCGCCATCCGGAAAAACTGACGACTGCTTCATCCAGAACATCGACGGAGACCAGTACAGCATCAGGTTCATGCCTCGAGAGAACGGGGTccataatattaatgtgaaaTTCAATGGGGTCCACATCCCCGCTTCACCTCTCAGGATCAAGGTATTGAATACAACgcagattttaattatctttgcaTTCagttatcaattaatttgtataacgaaaatatatatattttaaatttttttattcccagATTTTCCCCTCAAAAAACAgtcaaagatatttaaaaagataaaatgtttattaatttaaaatttcgtttaaatctttttatagcTAACATATATTGTCGAAGCATGTctctatatagtatataataatatcaatgtacAGGTTGGTAAAGATGACGCGGATCCCGCTGCAGTACATGTTCACGGGCCAGGTGTTGGAAGTGTTAAAACAGGTCAGATtgtgtaattataaaactaacgtGACATActgtaatatacaataaataaggcACAAGTATATGACTGTAACAGCCTACGGTTTTACGTTAATTATGATTATAGTAATAGTCTCACGAATAAAGAATggcatacacatatatataagataaagaattactatctttttataaatcggTTAAAGAGCATTAAGAAACAAGATACTTTGACAATTTATTTCAcctttatgtaattaatcgagacaaaataattcaatgacACGATAGTTGTCAAGACAGATCTTAAGATATATGTTGAGATGTATCGGCAGGTGCTAAGACGGACctcattataaatacatgCAATGCTGGTGCTGGTATCCTGGCTGTGACCCTGGATGGACCCTCTAGAGTGGCTATGGACTGCACAGAAGTTGAAGAAGGATACAAGGTTGGGATATAACCATCACATCTGACCTTGATCGCCTTTTTGATAACTTTCATTTGGTTGTTCtacgtttaaaaatgtttgctacaatttaaatttaatcaaattcgTCTAATGATTTTTGCTTGTTAAGTTTCTACTTTTGCAACATAGCAGGtggtaatattgttatttgattataatacaCGTTCAAGacaattgtattatatgttaatgatGAAGAACAGgaatttattcttaaagtcGTGATTCGAGAATGCGATTTCCGCTATATTTCATCCCAGTCTTGTCCaattaagtttaaagttagttgttgttttaaaacgttttattacaatagtgttttatatattacttttaatagatGATTTtgcctaattttatttaaaaagagaagtttaaattattaacgtatttaattattgaaaatttttgaacatttcaatttaataaattataatttttaacatgtaATGATTCTTTCAAACAAGTTATGTAGGTACACTAGTTTCTCCCCACGGTTTTAGTGTATGGTATCTTTCTGAAGTCCTAATTATTTCACTAAAGTTTTATCGAAATCTGTTCAACCTAACAAAGTCACAGATGGAGAACCAGGCagtgtgtaattttttttataaaatctatatatctttaaaaacaattacaacaTAACACTTTTGGTTACGCAGACAGGATTTCCGTTaggtgaaaaatattttcgttcagataataattaaaatcattttaatattaagaaaaaattcaaagaataataattgcGATATGCCATCGATAAATCAATCAcatacccaaaaaaaaaaaaccaacttattataaatactgaGAATAAGATGCAATCGATTATTTTTTCGATATGTTAGTAATGTTTTTGTGTTGAAGGTCCGCTACACGCCTCTAGCACCAGGATTCTACTACTTGAGCGTTAAGTACAACGGAGCTCATATAGTGGGCTCGCCGTTCAAGATCGAAGCCActggtaatattttaaattctatacaaaatatttaactataaatttatcattaaaatataaagagcgGTTAGTGTAATAGAAGATTTGTTACCAGGCGAGAATCTCGCGGAGATTGGTGCTCAGGAGACGTCTTCAGTGACTGTGGAGACGGTTCAGAAGGTTTCGAAGGCGGCACAGAAGCAGGGACCGGTGTTGCCGCACTTCAAGTCGGATGCCTCAAAGGTTACCAGCAAGGGTATGGGCTTAAAGAAGGCGTACCTCAACAAACACAACCAATTCACTGTCCATGCGGGGGATGCTGGTAAGTGTGGCTTGGTTGTACTGGCCTTTTGTGGCtacttatcatatatatatcgtatGTATAACGTAACGCAATCTAAGCATTTCTGGTTTTGTTAGTATCTATCAGATTATTCGTTAGTTAAACTTAATAAGGAAACAGATgataatcaattttatatagtgtttttacacttaatattttttcatatattgttatatatatgtatcaataTTTATCTCGCAGGCAACAATATTCTGTACGTGGGCATCTACGGTCCCAAGGGTCCTTGCGATGAGGTTCAACTGAAGCACAAGGGTAAAAACAACTACGAATGTTGGTACGTCGTTAGAGACAGGGGAGAGTACATCGTGATTGTCAAGTGGGGAGATGACCACATCCCCGGCTCCCCCTACAAGGTTGAAGT harbors:
- the LOC116775906 gene encoding filamin-A isoform X4; protein product: MTINMDSGESKRLGEGDPRWYIDSAYASSLKVSLRLPTRQFLEAEVKMPSGHVDQPVIEDNRDGTVSIKYDPREEGVHELYVKYNGEHVQGSPYKFHVDSISSGYVTAYGPGLISGVSGEPSQFTISTKGAGAGGLSMAVEGPSKAEITCHDNKDGTVSVSFLPTAPGEYKISVRFGDKHIKGSPFVSKVTGEGRKRNQISVGSCSEVTLPGKISDNDIRSLNASIQAPSGLEEPCFLKRLPSGNIGISFTPREAGQHIVAVKKMGVHIQNSPFNITVQEQEVGDAKKVKVSGASLKEGKTHGENTFMVDTRNAGYGGLSLSIEGPSKAEIQCADSKDGVLAISYKPTEPGYYIINLKFADHHVEGSPFTVKVTGEGSNRQREKIQRQREPAPLTEVGTNCKLTFKMPGITSFDLAATVTSPGGVSEDAEIQEVEDGLYSVHFVPKELGVHTVSVKYREIHIPGSPFQFTVGPLRDSGAHLVKAGGAGLERGEAGRFNEFNVWTREAGAGQLAISLEGPSKAEIDFKDRRDGSCDVSYKVDEPGEYRIGLKFNEQHIPDSPFKVYISPAVGDAHLLEVAQFPDSAQVDKPTQFYIRLNGAKGSLDGRVISPSGKTDDCFIQNIDGDQYSIRFMPRENGVHNINVKFNGVHIPASPLRIKVGKDDADPAAVHVHGPGVGSVKTGAKTDLIINTCNAGAGILAVTLDGPSRVAMDCTEVEEGYKVRYTPLAPGFYYLSVKYNGAHIVGSPFKIEATGENLAEIGAQETSSVTVETVQKVSKAAQKQGPVLPHFKSDASKVTSKGMGLKKAYLNKHNQFTVHAGDAGNNILYVGIYGPKGPCDEVQLKHKGKNNYECWYVVRDRGEYIVIVKWGDDHIPGSPYKVEV
- the LOC116775906 gene encoding filamin-A isoform X6, which gives rise to MPSGHVDQPVIEDNRDGTVSIKYDPREEGVHELYVKYNGEHVQGSPYKFHVDSISSGYVTAYGPGLISGVSGEPSQFTISTKGAGAGGLSMAVEGPSKAEITCHDNKDGTVSVSFLPTAPGEYKISVRFGDKHIKGSPFVSKVTGEGRKRNQISVGSCSEVTLPGKISDNDIRSLNASIQAPSGLEEPCFLKRLPSGNIGISFTPREAGQHIVAVKKMGVHIQNSPFNITVQEQEVGDAKKVKVSGASLKEGKTHGENTFMVDTRNAGYGGLSLSIEGPSKAEIQCADSKDGVLAISYKPTEPGYYIINLKFADHHVEGSPFTVKVTGEGSNRQREKIQRQREPAPLTEVGTNCKLTFKMPGITSFDLAATVTSPGGVSEDAEIQEVEDGLYSVHFVPKELGVHTVSVKYREIHIPGSPFQFTVGPLRDSGAHLVKAGGAGLERGEAGRFNEFNVWTREAGAGQLAISLEGPSKAEIDFKDRRDGSCDVSYKVDEPGEYRIGLKFNEQHIPDSPFKVYISPAVGDAHLLEVAQFPDSAQVDKPTQFYIRLNGAKGSLDGRVISPSGKTDDCFIQNIDGDQYSIRFMPRENGVHNINVKFNGVHIPASPLRIKVGKDDADPAAVHVHGPGVGSVKTGAKTDLIINTCNAGAGILAVTLDGPSRVAMDCTEVEEGYKVRYTPLAPGFYYLSVKYNGAHIVGSPFKIEATGENLAEIGAQETSSVTVETVQKVSKAAQKQGPVLPHFKSDASKVTSKGMGLKKAYLNKHNQFTVHAGDAGNNILYVGIYGPKGPCDEVQLKHKGKNNYECWYVVRDRGEYIVIVKWGDDHIPGSPYKVEV
- the LOC116775906 gene encoding filamin-A isoform X1, translating into MAFMSGLWNSIVGGNEKEIDWTETSVLYLDQTKKYFSVSEVDKEDIPIVFSEGHKITFNKTGLGLSYTPLNFITIYHIDTRKAEVKMPSGHVDQPVIEDNRDGTVSIKYDPREEGVHELYVKYNGEHVQGSPYKFHVDSISSGYVTAYGPGLISGVSGEPSQFTISTKGAGAGGLSMAVEGPSKAEITCHDNKDGTVSVSFLPTAPGEYKISVRFGDKHIKGSPFVSKVTGEGRKRNQISVGSCSEVTLPGKISDNDIRSLNASIQAPSGLEEPCFLKRLPSGNIGISFTPREAGQHIVAVKKMGVHIQNSPFNITVQEQEVGDAKKVKVSGASLKEGKTHGENTFMVDTRNAGYGGLSLSIEGPSKAEIQCADSKDGVLAISYKPTEPGYYIINLKFADHHVEGSPFTVKVTGEGSNRQREKIQRQREPAPLTEVGTNCKLTFKMPGITSFDLAATVTSPGGVSEDAEIQEVEDGLYSVHFVPKELGVHTVSVKYREIHIPGSPFQFTVGPLRDSGAHLVKAGGAGLERGEAGRFNEFNVWTREAGAGQLAISLEGPSKAEIDFKDRRDGSCDVSYKVDEPGEYRIGLKFNEQHIPDSPFKVYISPAVGDAHLLEVAQFPDSAQVDKPTQFYIRLNGAKGSLDGRVISPSGKTDDCFIQNIDGDQYSIRFMPRENGVHNINVKFNGVHIPASPLRIKVGKDDADPAAVHVHGPGVGSVKTGAKTDLIINTCNAGAGILAVTLDGPSRVAMDCTEVEEGYKVRYTPLAPGFYYLSVKYNGAHIVGSPFKIEATGENLAEIGAQETSSVTVETVQKVSKAAQKQGPVLPHFKSDASKVTSKGMGLKKAYLNKHNQFTVHAGDAGNNILYVGIYGPKGPCDEVQLKHKGKNNYECWYVVRDRGEYIVIVKWGDDHIPGSPYKVEV
- the LOC116775906 gene encoding filamin-A isoform X5 codes for the protein MAEVKMPSGHVDQPVIEDNRDGTVSIKYDPREEGVHELYVKYNGEHVQGSPYKFHVDSISSGYVTAYGPGLISGVSGEPSQFTISTKGAGAGGLSMAVEGPSKAEITCHDNKDGTVSVSFLPTAPGEYKISVRFGDKHIKGSPFVSKVTGEGRKRNQISVGSCSEVTLPGKISDNDIRSLNASIQAPSGLEEPCFLKRLPSGNIGISFTPREAGQHIVAVKKMGVHIQNSPFNITVQEQEVGDAKKVKVSGASLKEGKTHGENTFMVDTRNAGYGGLSLSIEGPSKAEIQCADSKDGVLAISYKPTEPGYYIINLKFADHHVEGSPFTVKVTGEGSNRQREKIQRQREPAPLTEVGTNCKLTFKMPGITSFDLAATVTSPGGVSEDAEIQEVEDGLYSVHFVPKELGVHTVSVKYREIHIPGSPFQFTVGPLRDSGAHLVKAGGAGLERGEAGRFNEFNVWTREAGAGQLAISLEGPSKAEIDFKDRRDGSCDVSYKVDEPGEYRIGLKFNEQHIPDSPFKVYISPAVGDAHLLEVAQFPDSAQVDKPTQFYIRLNGAKGSLDGRVISPSGKTDDCFIQNIDGDQYSIRFMPRENGVHNINVKFNGVHIPASPLRIKVGKDDADPAAVHVHGPGVGSVKTGAKTDLIINTCNAGAGILAVTLDGPSRVAMDCTEVEEGYKVRYTPLAPGFYYLSVKYNGAHIVGSPFKIEATGENLAEIGAQETSSVTVETVQKVSKAAQKQGPVLPHFKSDASKVTSKGMGLKKAYLNKHNQFTVHAGDAGNNILYVGIYGPKGPCDEVQLKHKGKNNYECWYVVRDRGEYIVIVKWGDDHIPGSPYKVEV
- the LOC116775906 gene encoding filamin-A isoform X2, producing the protein MAGEIDWTETSVLYLDQTKKYFSVSEVDKEDIPIVFSEGHKITFNKTGLGLSYTPLNFITIYHIDTRKAEVKMPSGHVDQPVIEDNRDGTVSIKYDPREEGVHELYVKYNGEHVQGSPYKFHVDSISSGYVTAYGPGLISGVSGEPSQFTISTKGAGAGGLSMAVEGPSKAEITCHDNKDGTVSVSFLPTAPGEYKISVRFGDKHIKGSPFVSKVTGEGRKRNQISVGSCSEVTLPGKISDNDIRSLNASIQAPSGLEEPCFLKRLPSGNIGISFTPREAGQHIVAVKKMGVHIQNSPFNITVQEQEVGDAKKVKVSGASLKEGKTHGENTFMVDTRNAGYGGLSLSIEGPSKAEIQCADSKDGVLAISYKPTEPGYYIINLKFADHHVEGSPFTVKVTGEGSNRQREKIQRQREPAPLTEVGTNCKLTFKMPGITSFDLAATVTSPGGVSEDAEIQEVEDGLYSVHFVPKELGVHTVSVKYREIHIPGSPFQFTVGPLRDSGAHLVKAGGAGLERGEAGRFNEFNVWTREAGAGQLAISLEGPSKAEIDFKDRRDGSCDVSYKVDEPGEYRIGLKFNEQHIPDSPFKVYISPAVGDAHLLEVAQFPDSAQVDKPTQFYIRLNGAKGSLDGRVISPSGKTDDCFIQNIDGDQYSIRFMPRENGVHNINVKFNGVHIPASPLRIKVGKDDADPAAVHVHGPGVGSVKTGAKTDLIINTCNAGAGILAVTLDGPSRVAMDCTEVEEGYKVRYTPLAPGFYYLSVKYNGAHIVGSPFKIEATGENLAEIGAQETSSVTVETVQKVSKAAQKQGPVLPHFKSDASKVTSKGMGLKKAYLNKHNQFTVHAGDAGNNILYVGIYGPKGPCDEVQLKHKGKNNYECWYVVRDRGEYIVIVKWGDDHIPGSPYKVEV